The following are encoded together in the Mesotoga infera genome:
- a CDS encoding class I SAM-dependent methyltransferase: EIFERVVKETSENLSREEIRKAELEVLKNVNDWIVYIVDPSVYDSLEFTKWDDKLLTDLVHFSGKRVVDLGAGTGRLSFVAVNEKARVVYAVEPMRTLREYLKKSPKVKGLGNFYVVDGLIEEIPFEKDFADVVISGHVFGDFIEDEFGEMYRVTRNGGDIVLFPGNSDSDNEIHEFLLTRGFRWGRFKEPGVGYVRWYHLEVQKDSF; the protein is encoded by the coding sequence CGGAGATATTCGAAAGAGTGGTGAAAGAAACCTCGGAAAACCTGTCTAGAGAAGAGATCAGAAAAGCAGAACTGGAAGTACTGAAAAATGTGAATGACTGGATTGTATACATAGTCGATCCGTCAGTGTACGACTCTCTCGAATTCACGAAGTGGGATGACAAATTACTGACAGACTTGGTTCATTTCAGTGGCAAGAGAGTTGTTGATTTGGGGGCGGGCACTGGCAGATTGTCATTCGTTGCGGTCAATGAAAAAGCAAGAGTCGTTTATGCAGTTGAGCCGATGAGAACTTTGAGGGAGTACTTGAAAAAAAGCCCTAAAGTTAAAGGATTAGGCAACTTCTATGTTGTTGATGGCTTGATAGAGGAGATTCCTTTTGAGAAAGACTTCGCGGATGTTGTCATCTCGGGCCACGTTTTTGGAGATTTCATTGAGGATGAATTCGGCGAGATGTACAGAGTCACTAGGAATGGCGGCGATATCGTTCTCTTTCCTGGTAACAGTGATTCAGATAATGAGATTCACGAGTTTCTGCTAACAAGAGGATTTAGATGGGGGAGGTTTAAGGAACCGGGAGTAGGCTATGTAAGATGGTATCACTTAGAAGTGCAAAAAGACTCATTCTAA